From the Solibacillus sp. FSL R5-0449 genome, one window contains:
- a CDS encoding DUF503 domain-containing protein, with product MIVYAEVEFMIQTAHSLKEKRAVLQRMVTRTKQKFNVSVAEIDHQDVWQRTKLALVAVASSKEAAERELMRAVHYLQSNPQWEQLDFYREYL from the coding sequence ATGATTGTATACGCAGAAGTTGAATTCATGATTCAGACTGCCCACTCATTAAAAGAAAAGCGTGCCGTCCTTCAACGGATGGTGACGCGTACGAAACAAAAATTCAATGTTTCGGTTGCAGAAATTGACCATCAGGATGTATGGCAGCGTACAAAGCTTGCGCTTGTCGCAGTTGCTTCTTCCAAAGAAGCAGCTGAACGCGAGTTAATGCGCGCTGTCCATTATCTGCAGTCAAATCCGCAATGGGAACAGCTGGATTTTTACCGTGAATATTTATAA
- the rbfA gene encoding 30S ribosome-binding factor RbfA yields the protein MSLRSNRVAEQMKKEITEIIARKIKDPRVGFVTVTDVAVTGDLQQATVYITSLGNERERAETLQALEKASGFIRSEVGSRIRLRRTPELAFEFDTAIEYGNKIDALLRGLHEDK from the coding sequence ATGTCTCTACGTTCTAATCGAGTTGCTGAGCAAATGAAGAAAGAAATTACTGAAATCATTGCGCGAAAAATCAAAGATCCGCGTGTAGGCTTCGTTACGGTTACTGATGTAGCGGTAACAGGAGACTTACAGCAAGCAACTGTTTATATTACATCGTTAGGCAATGAACGCGAACGCGCGGAAACATTGCAAGCGTTAGAAAAAGCATCCGGTTTCATCCGTTCGGAAGTCGGTTCACGTATCCGCTTACGACGTACGCCTGAACTTGCATTCGAATTCGATACAGCAATCGAATACGGAAACAAAATCGATGCATTACTACGTGGCCTACACGAAGATAAATAA
- the truB gene encoding tRNA pseudouridine(55) synthase TruB, protein MNGILPLWKERGMTSHDCVFKLRKILKTKKVGHTGTLDPGVEGVLPICIGQATRIAEYLTDAGKTYEAVVSIGRTTTTEDAEGETVEQNTDFKSFTREEILQALQTLTGEIEQTPPMFSAVKVNGKKLYEYARAGQTVERPTRKITIYELELLDVAETFEGEEVKFRVRIKCSKGTYIRTLAVQIGEALGYPAHMHELVRTASGTFTKDNCFTLAEIAEMMEAGEQEKFLLPVEYALSDYPYIEITEDIEKQIFNGQVLPMHTLLSEHDKIVFGVEGRAFAVYIAHPTKSGQMKPDKMFPEIN, encoded by the coding sequence ATGAACGGTATTTTGCCATTATGGAAAGAGCGCGGCATGACAAGTCATGACTGTGTCTTTAAATTACGAAAAATATTGAAGACGAAAAAAGTAGGGCATACCGGGACACTTGATCCGGGTGTAGAAGGCGTCCTGCCAATCTGTATCGGCCAGGCAACACGTATTGCAGAATACTTAACAGATGCCGGCAAAACGTATGAAGCAGTCGTTTCAATCGGACGTACGACAACTACAGAGGATGCGGAAGGCGAAACAGTCGAGCAAAATACAGATTTCAAATCATTTACTCGTGAAGAAATTTTACAAGCACTCCAAACGCTGACTGGCGAAATCGAGCAAACGCCTCCGATGTTTTCCGCAGTAAAAGTAAACGGGAAAAAGCTTTACGAATATGCAAGAGCAGGCCAAACAGTCGAACGCCCAACACGTAAAATCACAATTTATGAGCTGGAATTACTGGATGTTGCCGAAACATTTGAAGGGGAAGAAGTGAAATTCCGGGTCCGCATCAAATGTTCGAAAGGGACGTATATTCGTACACTAGCTGTGCAGATCGGTGAAGCATTAGGCTATCCTGCACATATGCACGAACTTGTCCGTACAGCATCAGGTACATTCACAAAAGACAATTGCTTTACATTGGCTGAAATCGCGGAAATGATGGAAGCAGGGGAGCAGGAGAAGTTTCTGTTGCCGGTTGAATATGCATTATCCGACTATCCATACATCGAAATTACGGAAGACATTGAAAAGCAAATTTTCAATGGGCAAGTTCTCCCAATGCATACTTTATTATCAGAACATGATAAAATTGTATTTGGTGTAGAGGGACGAGCATTTGCGGTTTACATTGCCCATCCAACAAAGAGCGGGCAAATGAAGCCGGATAAGATGTTTCCCGAAATTAATTAG
- the ribF gene encoding riboflavin biosynthesis protein RibF — translation MNVIHLKYPHQLAQEIEKESYSLAIGFFDGVHKGHQAVIEAAKQKAEQLHIKSAVMTFDPHPSIVLGRRNEKVFYITPLSQKLDTLKKLNIDTVFVVNFTSDFAKLTPEEFIKYFIVDLNVQHVTAGFDFSFGQYGKGNMELMEQLSNGRYGVTVIEKQQDVVEKISSTRIRKALQDGEMEQARNLLGRAFEVPGIVVHGDKRGRTMGFPTANVQAMEGCYIPATGVYAVKILVQNKWYDGVCNVGYKPTFNNPDEKQLSIEVHILNFNKNIYGEEVVVGWYKRIRSERKFNGIEALIEQIELDKQQAIAYFEQLR, via the coding sequence ATGAACGTTATTCATTTGAAATACCCCCATCAATTAGCACAGGAAATAGAAAAAGAGTCGTACTCATTAGCAATCGGATTTTTTGATGGGGTACATAAAGGACATCAGGCGGTCATTGAAGCGGCAAAGCAAAAAGCAGAGCAACTTCATATCAAAAGCGCCGTTATGACTTTTGATCCACATCCATCGATTGTATTAGGAAGACGTAATGAAAAAGTGTTTTATATTACGCCTCTATCACAAAAATTAGATACATTAAAAAAATTGAATATCGATACAGTATTTGTTGTAAACTTTACATCAGATTTTGCAAAGCTTACACCTGAAGAATTCATTAAGTATTTTATCGTCGATTTAAATGTTCAGCATGTTACAGCTGGCTTTGACTTCTCATTCGGTCAATACGGCAAAGGCAATATGGAGCTGATGGAGCAGCTGTCTAACGGCCGTTACGGTGTGACCGTAATCGAAAAACAGCAGGATGTAGTCGAAAAAATCAGTTCCACACGCATTCGCAAAGCATTGCAGGACGGGGAAATGGAGCAGGCTCGTAATCTATTAGGCCGTGCATTTGAAGTGCCGGGAATTGTTGTGCACGGAGATAAACGCGGACGGACAATGGGCTTCCCGACAGCAAATGTCCAGGCGATGGAAGGCTGCTATATACCGGCAACTGGTGTGTATGCAGTGAAAATTTTAGTGCAAAATAAGTGGTATGACGGGGTGTGTAATGTAGGCTATAAACCGACATTCAACAACCCGGATGAAAAGCAGCTGTCGATTGAAGTGCATATTCTGAATTTCAATAAAAACATTTACGGTGAAGAGGTCGTTGTCGGCTGGTATAAACGGATTCGCAGTGAACGTAAATTTAACGGCATCGAAGCGCTTATTGAGCAAATTGAATTGGATAAGCAGCAAGCAATCGCCTATTTTGAACAACTACGCTAA
- the rpsO gene encoding 30S ribosomal protein S15, with protein MAITQERKNEIIAEYRVHETDTGSPEVQVAVLTAEINALNAHLATHKKDFHSQRGLLKMVGKRRHLLKYLRENDVARYRELITKLGLRR; from the coding sequence ATGGCAATTACACAAGAACGTAAAAACGAAATTATCGCTGAGTACCGCGTACACGAAACAGACACTGGTTCTCCAGAAGTACAAGTAGCTGTATTAACTGCAGAAATCAACGCTTTAAACGCTCACTTAGCTACTCACAAGAAAGATTTCCACTCTCAACGTGGTCTTCTTAAAATGGTAGGTAAACGTCGTCATTTATTAAAATATTTACGTGAAAACGACGTAGCTCGTTACCGTGAATTAATTACTAAACTTGGATTACGTCGCTAA